The Lycium ferocissimum isolate CSIRO_LF1 chromosome 1, AGI_CSIRO_Lferr_CH_V1, whole genome shotgun sequence genome includes a region encoding these proteins:
- the LOC132066016 gene encoding putative F-box/LRR-repeat protein 21, with amino-acid sequence MAHCVIVLRSVISSFKLFFARSRKLKSLNIAYCNDMVPEALIEVVQKLPLLEELSLTNTKLTTDGIEALGRFCPRLKLFELNSSHYQRQHMDFDDSNERDIINNSNALAIAKNFPALHHL; translated from the exons ATGGC GCATTGTGTAATTGTGCTTCGATCTGTCATTAGTTCTTTTAagcttttctttgccagatCAAGAAAACTAAAATCACTCAATATTGCATATTGCAATGATATGGTTCCTGAAGCCTTAATTGAAGTAGTTCAAAAGCTCCCATTGTTAGAAGAGTTGAGTTTGACAAACACTAAATTGACAACAGATGGAATTGAGGCGCTTGGACGCTTTTGCCCACGCTTGAAGTTGTTTGAATTGAATAGCTCACATTATCAGAGACAACATATGGACTTTGATGATTCTAATGAAAGAGATATTATAAATAATAGTAACGCTCTAGCTATTGCCAAAAACTTTCCTGCCTTGCACCACCTTTGA
- the LOC132066021 gene encoding uncharacterized protein LOC132066021 has translation MAEIYEVSFYGDEIEVTVTKDSTVVNDWILQTVQTHRRRLHKLLIGLDIEWLPCFKPEENHPVALLQLCVGRRCLLFQLLHKDAVPGFLLDLNRLAFSVYGEEVYRKMGLKRMAKEVLGKVMEKPLNVTLSKWDAEELCYEQVEYGAIDAFVSFEIAKNLFNLVWEREKESRRVVKREYLNCHYQPMLRVQDTQGMFRRLALF, from the exons ATGGCCGAGATTTACGAAGTCTCTTTCTATGGTGATGAAATTGAAGTTACCGTCACCAAAGACTCCACAGTCGTTAACGATTGGATTTTGCAAACTGTGCAGACTCATCGCCGTAGACTCCACAAGCTACTCATCGGTCTTGATATCGAGTGGCTTCCGTGTTTCAAACCTGAGGAAAACCACCCGGTCGCTCTCCTCCAACTCTGTGTAGGTCGTCGTTGCCTCTTGTTCCAACTCCTCCACAAAGACGCTGTTCCTGGATTCCTC TTGGATTTGAACCGATTGGCGTTTTCGGTTTATGGGGAAGAAGTGTATAGGAAGATGGGATTGAAGAGAATGGCGAAAGAGGTACTTGGAAAAGTAATGGAGAAGCCATTGAATGTAACACTGAGTAAATGGGATGCTGAGGAACTGTGTTATGAACAAGTTGAATATGGTGCTATTGATGCTTTTGTTTCGTTTGAAATTGCCAAGAATTTGTTTAATCTAGTGtgggaaagagagaaagagagtcGTCGTGTTGTTAAGAGGGAATATTTGAATTGCCATTATCAACCAATGTTGAGGGTACAAGATACACAAGGGATGTTTCGAAGACTTGCTTTGTTTTGA